The Streptomyces sp. NBC_01275 genome has a segment encoding these proteins:
- a CDS encoding type VII secretion system-associated protein — protein MSESNGEAPAAPVAPVDHAAGPAIDPVPPEDFVRAAKAAPNHWLYLTDPTWRGEAPPPEWAVVGQWRADADGEIVEWVDNDDYRPSPGARGWPEPTDDVDRAIQLATTGYGPASDVTAALAGAEVSMLVTAEGEPVRASAPDGTAVVPVYTSPGHLHRTGPLGFELVRIADVLDRIPEGHSLCLNSSAAVSMVLAMEGLAAALAKRTDGSEPATTP, from the coding sequence ATGAGTGAGTCCAACGGCGAAGCCCCCGCCGCCCCGGTCGCCCCGGTCGACCACGCAGCCGGACCCGCGATCGACCCCGTACCGCCGGAGGACTTCGTCCGGGCCGCCAAGGCCGCGCCGAACCACTGGCTCTACCTGACCGACCCCACCTGGCGCGGTGAGGCCCCGCCGCCCGAGTGGGCGGTGGTCGGCCAGTGGCGCGCCGACGCCGACGGCGAGATCGTCGAGTGGGTGGACAACGACGACTACCGGCCGTCGCCGGGCGCCCGGGGCTGGCCCGAGCCCACCGACGACGTGGACCGCGCCATCCAGCTCGCCACCACCGGCTACGGCCCGGCCTCGGACGTCACCGCCGCCCTGGCCGGGGCCGAGGTGTCGATGCTGGTCACGGCGGAGGGCGAGCCGGTACGCGCGTCGGCCCCCGACGGCACGGCGGTGGTCCCGGTCTACACCTCGCCGGGCCACCTCCACCGGACCGGGCCGCTGGGCTTCGAGCTGGTGCGGATCGCCGACGTCCTCGACCGGATTCCCGAGGGGCACAGCCTGTGCCTCAACAGCTCGGCCGCGGTGAGCATGGTGCTGGCCATGGAAGGGCTGGCGGCGGCACTGGCGAAGCGGACGGACGGGAGCGAGCCGGCCACGACGCCCTGA
- a CDS encoding type VII secretion system-associated protein translates to MSEPTTDTPTTDTPTTDTPTTDADATAATATATATATDPDATTAIDPAPPEEFVKAAKLLPDHWLYYVDPTWRGEGQPPEWAVVGQWRTDLDGEIIEWQDNEAYKPSPDAHGWPEPLDVIDAAIQLATTGYAPAETVTRELATAELAVLVALDGTPVSAAKPDGTAVILAFSSPAFLHRYGELSFELIKTPDLLDRLPADHSLCVNPSATVSMVVDTDALRAAVAAAETEAEAEAATAATSRVPTESGALANDPPTSADDAATDFDLDLSDFDFGIAEDDVRPPAEPASEPPAEPASAPSAWGN, encoded by the coding sequence ATGAGCGAGCCCACCACCGACACGCCGACCACCGACACGCCCACCACCGACACGCCGACCACCGACGCCGACGCGACCGCCGCCACCGCCACCGCCACCGCCACCGCCACTGATCCCGACGCCACCACCGCCATCGACCCGGCCCCGCCCGAGGAGTTCGTCAAGGCGGCCAAGCTCCTCCCCGACCACTGGCTCTACTACGTCGACCCGACCTGGCGGGGCGAGGGTCAGCCGCCGGAGTGGGCGGTGGTCGGGCAGTGGCGCACCGACCTGGACGGCGAGATCATCGAGTGGCAGGACAACGAGGCGTACAAGCCGTCCCCGGACGCACACGGCTGGCCCGAACCCCTGGACGTGATCGACGCGGCCATCCAACTGGCCACGACCGGCTACGCCCCCGCCGAGACCGTCACCCGCGAACTGGCCACCGCCGAACTGGCCGTCCTCGTCGCCCTCGACGGCACCCCGGTCTCCGCCGCGAAGCCCGATGGCACCGCCGTCATCCTGGCGTTCAGCTCCCCCGCCTTCCTGCACCGCTACGGCGAGCTGTCCTTCGAGCTGATCAAGACCCCCGACCTGCTGGACCGCCTGCCCGCCGACCACAGCCTGTGCGTCAACCCGTCGGCGACGGTGAGCATGGTCGTCGACACGGACGCCCTCCGGGCAGCGGTGGCGGCAGCCGAAACGGAAGCCGAAGCGGAAGCCGCGACCGCAGCCACGTCGAGGGTGCCGACGGAGAGCGGCGCCCTCGCGAACGACCCGCCCACCTCGGCCGACGACGCCGCCACCGACTTCGACCTCGACCTCAGCGACTTCGACTTCGGCATAGCAGAGGACGACGTCCGGCCCCCTGCCGAGCCCGCCTCCGAGCCCCCCGCCGAGCCCGCCTCCGCACCGAGTGCATGGGGTAACTGA
- a CDS encoding RICIN domain-containing protein encodes MPRQERTGPGVPAVRRAIAVPAAPGEPDASLMPPEASGSPSASSEEASRASVPEGTSGSTPAPSGARSGGPAGESSESSPGASVGRERGRSETSGAAAAASAAPVGSVAPTAATASTAAAASASDDDTQVTASVGADGDDGEPPSGRPAKALLAGAGILGALLLAVPLLFIGGDDDDRSAEQTEPASGVVLPKELRPGAPTPAYGTASPTVSPTPTTSAGGAGSTDTGRNKPGSQSESPAATGTEKSTSASGTTTTASRTPRAASSPKVVAQPAVDIANSKNVMLKNASTGMCADLGGSAKGKLGAGVFQEYCYRGTVDNQMWDFEVRYKGAGADGADVFQIRNVKDGLCMDLPGTGAVAMRTHVREGTCTGTTADNQLWWLESRANGQYWIHNKASNGMCLEVWGADGSGGPDTRLGVYPCSPTDDHEWIVN; translated from the coding sequence ATGCCTCGTCAGGAGCGCACGGGACCCGGTGTCCCCGCGGTACGCCGTGCCATCGCGGTGCCCGCCGCACCGGGGGAGCCGGATGCGTCCCTCATGCCGCCGGAGGCCTCCGGTTCCCCTTCCGCCTCCTCGGAGGAGGCGTCCCGGGCGTCCGTTCCGGAAGGGACGTCCGGCAGTACTCCGGCTCCGTCGGGGGCCCGGTCCGGCGGCCCGGCGGGGGAGTCGTCCGAGTCGTCCCCCGGGGCCTCGGTCGGCCGGGAGCGCGGGCGGTCCGAGACGTCCGGGGCGGCGGCAGCCGCGTCGGCCGCCCCGGTCGGATCAGTTGCCCCGACCGCAGCGACCGCATCGACCGCAGCCGCGGCATCGGCCTCCGACGACGACACGCAGGTCACCGCAAGCGTCGGGGCCGACGGCGACGACGGTGAGCCGCCCTCCGGCCGCCCGGCCAAGGCCCTGCTGGCGGGCGCGGGCATCCTGGGCGCGCTGCTGCTCGCCGTACCGCTGCTCTTCATCGGCGGGGATGACGACGACCGGTCTGCCGAGCAGACCGAACCGGCCTCCGGTGTGGTGCTGCCGAAGGAGCTCCGACCGGGTGCGCCCACACCGGCCTACGGCACCGCGTCACCGACCGTGAGCCCCACTCCGACCACGAGCGCCGGCGGTGCGGGCTCCACGGACACGGGCCGGAACAAGCCGGGAAGCCAGAGCGAGAGCCCCGCCGCCACCGGGACGGAGAAGTCCACCTCCGCCTCCGGCACGACGACCACGGCGTCACGGACCCCGAGGGCGGCCTCGTCCCCCAAGGTGGTGGCGCAGCCCGCCGTCGACATCGCCAACAGCAAGAACGTCATGCTGAAGAACGCGAGCACGGGCATGTGCGCCGACCTGGGCGGCTCGGCCAAGGGGAAGCTCGGCGCCGGGGTGTTCCAGGAGTACTGCTACCGGGGCACCGTCGACAACCAGATGTGGGACTTCGAGGTGCGCTACAAGGGTGCGGGCGCGGACGGGGCGGACGTCTTCCAGATCCGCAACGTCAAGGACGGCCTGTGCATGGACCTCCCGGGAACCGGCGCGGTCGCCATGCGCACCCACGTCAGGGAGGGCACCTGCACCGGAACCACCGCCGACAACCAGCTGTGGTGGCTGGAGAGCCGGGCCAACGGCCAGTACTGGATCCACAACAAGGCCAGCAACGGCATGTGCCTGGAGGTGTGGGGCGCCGACGGCTCCGGCGGCCCCGACACCCGGCTGGGCGTCTACCCGTGCAGCCCCACCGACGACCACGAGTGGATCGTCAACTGA
- a CDS encoding response regulator transcription factor — MAIHAPDAVIRAGLANHLQFDRRITEVPPSRTGEADVTVVAVDSADAGTLDVLAALSDRRESRFVLVVGRQWQTNIFTAVDRGVRAVVWRDSFTPAAFVRALITVAEGGGSFPPALQGALMEQVQWTHREVLTPHGLTASGVTPREADVLRLIADGKELSEIAELLSYSERTIKYILSGLMKRLELRNRAHAVAHAIRSGLI, encoded by the coding sequence GTGGCGATCCACGCCCCCGATGCCGTCATACGTGCCGGACTGGCCAACCATCTCCAGTTCGACCGGCGGATCACCGAGGTTCCGCCCAGCAGAACCGGCGAGGCCGACGTGACGGTCGTGGCGGTGGACTCCGCCGACGCCGGCACCCTGGACGTGCTCGCCGCGCTGTCCGACCGCCGTGAGTCACGCTTCGTGCTCGTCGTCGGCCGGCAGTGGCAGACCAACATCTTCACCGCCGTGGACCGGGGGGTACGTGCCGTGGTGTGGCGGGACTCCTTCACCCCCGCCGCGTTCGTGCGGGCGCTGATCACCGTCGCGGAGGGCGGGGGCAGCTTTCCGCCGGCCCTGCAGGGCGCACTCATGGAGCAGGTCCAGTGGACCCACCGCGAAGTCCTCACCCCGCACGGCCTGACGGCGTCGGGTGTCACACCGCGTGAGGCGGATGTGCTGCGGCTGATCGCGGACGGCAAGGAGCTGTCGGAGATCGCGGAACTGCTCTCGTACTCCGAGCGCACCATCAAGTACATCCTGTCCGGTCTGATGAAGCGTCTGGAACTGCGCAACCGCGCGCACGCCGTGGCCCACGCCATACGCTCCGGCCTGATCTGA